The Miscanthus floridulus cultivar M001 chromosome 17, ASM1932011v1, whole genome shotgun sequence genome has a window encoding:
- the LOC136517072 gene encoding 3-deoxy-manno-octulosonate cytidylyltransferase, producing the protein MPICAPSSDSSSSSGSGSRVWVLHGLALGAAAAAAAAAYLYRRRSGFRSRAVGIIPARFASTRFEGKPLVHILGKPMIQRTWERVMLASSLDHVVVATDDERIAECCRGFGADVIMTSESCKNGSERCCEALKKLEKRYDIVVNIQGDEPLIEPEIIDGVVMALQRAPDAVFSTAVTSLKPEDAFDTNRVKCVVDNQGYAIYFSRGLIPFNKSGNVNPKYPYLLHLGIAGFDSKFLKIYPELPPTPLQLEEDLEQLKVLENGYRMKVIKVDHDAHGVDAPDDVEKMEALMRARNIQ; encoded by the exons ATGCCGATCTGCGCGCCGTCGTCCgactcctcctcgtcgtcgggcTCGGGTTCCCGTGTATGGGTACTCCACGGGCTAGCGCTcggcgcggcggccgcggccgctgcCGCGGCGTACCTGTACCGGCGGCGGAGCGGCTTCCGCAGCCGCGCGGTGGGGATCATACCCGCGCGCTTCGCCTCCACGCGCTTCGAGGGCAAGCCGCTCGTTCACATCCTCGGCAAGCCCATGATCCAG AGAACATGGGAAAGAGTGATGCTAGCTTCTTCTTTGGACCATGTTG TTGTGGCAACGGATGATGAGAGAATTGCAGAATGCTGTCGAGGATTTGGAGCTGATGTTATAATGACATCAGAATCTTGCAAAAATG GATCTGAACGTTGCTGTGAGGCACTAAAGAAGCTTGAAAAACGTTATGATATTGTCGTCAATATTCAAGGAGATGAGCCTCTTATTGAACCGGAGATAATAGATGGTGTAGTTATGGCACTGCAG CGAGCTCCTGATGCGGTCTTCAGCACAGCTGTTACTTCACTGAAACCAGAAGATGCATTCGACACAAATCGAGTGAAGTGTGTTGTGGATAATCAGGGCTACGCGATATACTTTTCAAGAGGGCTGATTCCATTCAATAA ATCAGGGAACGTCAATCCAAAATATCCGTATCTTCTTCATCTTGGAATTGCG GGCTTTGATTCAAAGTTTTTGAAGATCTATCCAGAACTTCCACCAACACCGTTACAATTGGAAGAGGACCTAGAGCAACTGAAAGTACTTGAAAACGGCTATAGGATGAAG GTGATCAAAGTGGACCACGACGCCCATGGTGTGGATGCACCTGACGATGTTGAGAAAATGGAAGCACTGATGCGGGCGAGAAACATTCAGTAG